A region of Sparus aurata chromosome 8, fSpaAur1.1, whole genome shotgun sequence DNA encodes the following proteins:
- the taf3 gene encoding transcription initiation factor TFIID subunit 3 — translation MCESYARSLLRVSVAQICQALGWDAVQLTACDLLSDVLHRYIQQLARACHRYSELYGRTDPVLDDVSQAFRLLGVSLSELEDYVHNLEPVAFNHQTPLFPVSKNNVLQFPQPGARDAEERKDYIPDYMPPLVSLQEEEEEEEVLADMGTSAEAMQVALEEDEEDMDEDETVNDENHPLKRHLDSPDAALGMMPTSKRPRMYPGLSPEWGVEPREPLTSLNPQRVPPGMLPSHDSLDTLSPETPSGALPSFRPLPVVPKHSDPKGLTTPGRKPKVSSPGRQRTKSPKGVLPVPVGGSPIHSPKPSKERKKSPGRTKSPKSPKSPKMGSAKASQTQSKTDAVHKLPLSALSERMGKENIHMRLNMEDRELAEGPFKKLEPDNTAIDDSIDAVIARACAEREPDPFAFSSGSDSDSNGFSSPRRLTIMEPSTPKLLIGAGNSIKDTSTPLHLQAHAGLGNWTMDDSINEVIRKVNQGGPSAPPPNQGEYVSSGSASPPTPEPLLKVFEEKNKIVSSVEVKKKLKKELKTKMKKKEKDKPKDKDREKDKGKLKEKNKDKNRDKNKEFSKDVKMPWKEFGLKDDELFVQRDFTLPEGSIKIKNRDGDAPKKEKEKHKDKKKDKEKSKKDKDKRDKGKDRSKDDRQKQSALAPFAIGELPPLFSPSACLRIPSMLPPLAPILQDKEVKSKEKDKKKDKKEKKKKKDKEKDKEREKAKEKEREKEEKRKEKEREKEKREKEKEKEKERIRLEKVKVETPAALPSPVIPRLTLRVGAGQDKIVISKVVPNSEPKTPTPKTPAAKSGPGNRPRTPPPPPVLTPIVPILPPPASPLPPAPVPSSLLSPAPMLSPAASLKTPVRSVVTETVSTYVIRDEWGNQIWICPGCNKPDDGSPMIGCDDCDDWYHWPCVGILTAPPEDQQWFCVKCSSKKKDKKHKKRKHKPH, via the exons ATGTGCGAGAGCTATGCCCGCTCGCTGCTGCGTGTTTCGGTGGCGCAGATCTGCCAGGCTCTGGGCTGGGATGCGGTTCAGCTCACTGCGTGCGATCTGCTGTCCGATGTGCTGCATCGATATATCCAGCAGTTAGCCAGGGCCTGCCACCGCTACTCTGAGCTCT ATGGAAGAACAGATCCGGTCCTGGATGATGTCAGCCAGGCCTTCAGACTGCTGGGGGTGAGTCTGAGCGAACTGGAGGACTACGTCCACAACCTGGAACCTGTGGCCTTCAACCATCAAACACCGCTCTTCCCTGTTAGCAAAAACAATGTCCTGCAGTTTCCCCAACCCGGAGCCCGAGATGCAGAGGAAAGGAAGGATTACATTCCAGATTACATGCCACCCCTGGTCTCTTTACAAGAAG aagaggaggaggaggaggtcctCGCTGACATGGGCACCTCAGCTGAAGCTATGCAGGTGGCACTggaagaagacgaggaagacATGGACGAAGATGAGACTGTCAACGATGAGAACCACCCACTGAAGAGGCACTTGGACAGTCCTGATGCAGCTTTGGGCATGATGCCTACCTCCAAGAGACCACGCATGTACCCTGGCCTCAGCCCAGAATGGGGGGTTGAGCCCAGGGAGCCCCTTACCTCTCTCAACCCTCAACGTGTTCCCCCAGGCATGCTGCCTTCTCATGATAGCCTTGACACCTTGTCACCTGAAACACCTTCTGGAGCGCTGCCTTCCTTCAGACCTCTGCCGGTAGTACCAAAACACTCGGATCCAAAGGGCCTCACCACTCCAGGAAGAAAGCCCAAGGTCTCATCTCCCGGCAGACAACGGACTAAGTCCCCTAAAGGGGTCCTTCCTGTTCCGGTGGGTGGTAGTCCCATCCATTCTCCAAAACCGTCTAAGGAAAGGAAGAAATCCCCAGGAAGGACGAAGAGTCCTAAAAGCCCCAAGAGCCCAAAGATGGGTTCAGCCAAAGCATCCCAAACCCAGAGCAAGACAGATGCTGTGCATAAACTACCACTGTCTGCTCTGAGTGAGCGGATGGGCAAAGAGAACATACATATGCGTTTAAACATGGAGGACAGGGAGTTAGCTGAGGGCCCCTTTAAGAAACTAGAGCCCGATAATACAGCTATTGATGACTCCATTGATGCTGTGATTGCCAGAGCGTGTGCTGAGCGGGAGCCTGATCCTTTCGCTTTCTCCTCCGGCTCTGATTCGGACAGCAATGGATTCTCCAGCCCCAGGAGGTTGACCATCATGGAGCCCTCTACTCCTAAACTCCTGATTGGGGCAGGCAACTCTATAAAAGACACGTCAACACCACTTCACCTACAGGCACATGCAGGCCTGGGAAACTGGACTATGGATGATTCAATCAATGAGGTGATCCGAAAGGTTAACCAGGGGGGTCCGTCAGCACCCCCGCCAAACCAAGGAGAATATGTTTCCTCTGGATCAGCTTCACCACCTACTCCTGAACCTCTGCTCAAGGTGTTTGAGGAGAAGAACAAGATTGTGTCATCAGTagaggtgaagaagaagctgaagaaAGAGCTCAAAACtaaaatgaagaagaaggagaaagacaAGCCGAAAGACAAAGACCGGGAAAAGGATAAGGGCAAGCTGAAAGAGAAGAACAAGGATAAGAACAGAGATAAAAACAAGGAGTTTTCCAAGGATGTCAAGATGCCCTGGAAGGAGTTTGGACTGAAGGATGACGAGCTCTTCGTTCAGCGAGACTTTACTCTGCCTGAGGGCTCCATCAAGATTAAAAACCGAGATGGAGATGCTCctaagaaggagaaggagaaacacaaagacaaaaagaaggataaagaaaaaagtaaaaaggacAAAGATAAGAGGGACAAGGGTAAAGATCGGAGCAAAGACGACAGGCAGAAACAATCTGCGTTGGCGCCCTTTGCTATTGGTGAACTTCCACCCCTATTCAGCCCCTCTGCCTGCCTGCGCATACCCTCCATGCTTCCTCCTTTGGCCCCGATCCTCCAGGATAAGGAAGTAAAGAGCAAAGAGAAGGACAAGAAGAAAGataaaaaggagaagaagaaaaagaaagataaggAGAAGGACAAGGAGCGGGAGAAGGccaaagaaaaggagagggagaaagaagagaagaggaaagagaaggagcgggaaaaggaaaaacgagaaaaggagaaagagaaagaaaaagagagaattcGGTTGGAGAAG GTGAAAGTAGAGACTCCGGCAGCCTTACCGTCTCCAGTCATCCCCAGACTGACGCTCAGAGTGGGAGCAGGCCAGGACAAAAT CGTTATCAGCAAAGTGGTCCCGAATTCAGAGCCCAAGACGCCAACACCCAAGACCCCCGCTGCCAAGTCTGGACCTGGGAATCGCCCGCGTACGCCCCCACCCCCCCCAGTACTCACGCCAATAGTGCCCATCCTGCCCCCACCCGCCTCTCCACTTCCGCCAGCTCCTGTTCCTTCATCGTTGCTTTCCCCTGCCCCCATGCTCTCTCCTGCCGCATCCCTCAAAACACCAGTCCGCAGCGTTGTGACCGAGACCGTCAGTACATACGTG ATCCGAGATGAGTGGGGAAACCAGATCTGGATTTGTCCCGGATGCAACAAACCTGATGATGGTAGTCCCATGATAGGATGTGATGACTGTGATGATTGGTATCATTG GCCTTGTGTTGGGATCCTCACAGCCCCTCCAGAGGACCAGCAGTGGTTCTGTGTCAAGTGTTCCAGCAAGAAGaaggacaaaaaacacaagaaaaggaaacacaaaccaCACTGA